From Candidatus Methanoperedens sp.:
GCACGAAGGTAATGGAATAAGATGCAATCTTGGATTCAATGCTGCAAAAGTTTTTACAGCATGCGATTTATGAACACTCCATCCATCCAGGATTATGTAGATATCTTCTTTGTGAAAAATCGTATTCAGTAACCATTCCAAATAATCAATGAAAATATAGGCATTCTTCCAATCATAGAATCTATAGTAGATTCGTTTATTATGAGGATCCCATGCAGCAAAAATATCCACAAGACCTTTTACCTTCTGTGCATAGGGAATTCTGTAATGTTTATCATTAGTCCATTTTCTTCCTGAAAATTTCTTGATAGGAGTTTTTCCTTTTTCGTCAAAAGATAAAACAACGCTATTGGGCGGTGGAGATGCT
This genomic window contains:
- a CDS encoding transposase; protein product: MASPPPNSVVLSFDEKGKTPIKKFSGRKWTNDKHYRIPYAQKVKGLVDIFAAWDPHNKRIYYRFYDWKNAYIFIDYLEWLLNTIFHKEDIYIILDGWSVHKSHAVKTFAALNPRLHLIPLPSCSSWMNSIERIFSRIQVEVLDNSDFQSPLEAIYTVSAFLEKELNSS